Genomic segment of Nitrospirota bacterium:
TGAGGGGTATTGAATGCCGGAAAGGGCAAGGTCGAAAAATCAGGGTCGTCCCGCTCCCAGGTGAAAATTCCGCTCCCGGGCACAGTCGCTGTGGTGGAGGTGCCGTCGCCGTTGTTGATCACGAAGTGCGCGCGCTCATCCTTACTCCCGCTGCCGGCGTTGATCGTCCCTGCCGTGGACTTGATCAGAATGTTGCCGGAATCGAACGTCCCGATGCGGGACCTATTCACGTCCACATCTCCCGTCGAGAGAATTCTAATGCTGCCTCCACGCAGCGTGACGATGCCGGTCTGTTCGGCATTGCCGCCCGCCACAGTGCCGCCGACATTGACTTTGCCCCCGACCGGCGTAATCACGGTAACGTCTTGCCCGCCAATGCTCAGCATGAGCCTCCCATCGACCAGCGCGGGCCTGCCATCCACCAACAGCACTGCTCCGTTCGCGTCGCGAACCGGATTGCGATCGACGAGCACGACCTTTTGTTGAAAGACGATCTGCTCTCCTTGATGGACGCGCTGCCCGCCGATCAAGAACAGTTGGCCGGTTTGTTCGACAAAGAGCGGTTTCCAGACCAACTCCACCTGGCCGTTGATGACGTCCTGCGCGGTGAACAGGCTGGCCTGATCCGGGACCAGAGTCGTCTTATAGGCTTGAATCGGCACGGCGGTTCCGTTCTGATCCGGCAGGGCAAGTATCAGTCTCCCCGATTGGTCGATCAGCAGGGCCCTGGTCTCCACTGCGCCTGGGATGGGCCTGCCGGTCGCATCGACGATCCGCACCCCATCCGCCCCATGGATGAAGATGTTTCCGCCGTTCAACGTGGCCATCTGCGATTGAGTCATCTCGACATTTCCGCCGGCCCCGATATCGAGCAATCCGCCTTGCTGCCGTTGATTAATGGTCGCCGGTGTCAGTCCGATCCTATGAACGATCCCGATGCTATCGCCAAGATCGATGTTGCGATTGGCCCGAACTTCGGCATTGCCATTACCCACGAAGGTAATTCCCGATGTGGTAAACCCCGGCGTTCTCCTCAGTTCGATCGAGCCAGCGGCATGAATACGCGCCGCAGCTTCCCCGTTGGCCAATTGCGGCAGAGAGATACCCGTGGCTAATATTCCTCTGATATCCCCCCCGGAGCTGATCGTCGTCTGTCTCAAGTAGGGACTCAAAAACGTCAGCAGCAACCCTGAGATATCCCCTAGCTGAGTAGACAAATTGATCGTGGCGGCAGGAGGAGCGGTGGAAGTGAAGGCGGTCCTCAGAGCCTGATCAATCTGGAACTGTTGAACGTCCTGCCCCAAGAGGGACTCCACTGTTCCCTCGTTAAGTTTCAGCACTGCCGGAATCCCGGCTCGCCCTAGGACCGTCGGCTTCACCCGTAAATCCATTGGAGGAAACCCTGCCAGGATGAAGGAAAATCCTGGCACGTTTGGAACATTCTCTGAGCTCCCCTGAAAACTAAGATCTCCCCACCGTTGCAGCCATGGTCTCAAATTCGGATCCGCCAAGGCCACGGCCTCATTCACCCTCACCCATCGGGCAGCAGGATCGCCAGGGGTGCCGGTATAGATCAACACAGAGTCTTGAACGATCAGTTGTTGTAACGGCCCCTGCCCCTTAATCTCCTGCCTTGCGGAGAGCCTGATCGATCCGGTCGGCGACGGCCAGAACGACAACTCCCTAGTGTCCGTGACGAGAATAATGCTGCCTTCGTCGGCTGTCGCAGAAAAGTTGGCCGGAAAGAGCCGTCTCGCAGCGGCAAATTCTCCGGTTGGTCTGCCCGGCTCAATCAGGATGTTGCCGGTCCGCGCTGTCAGATTCAGGCTGCTGTTGGCCGAGAGAAATCCGGACTCCCGCAAGCCGAAATCCTCCGCCAAACTGAAAAAGATCGATCGGCCTGCATTCAGGTTAGCCGTATTGCGAGGAACAGTGAAGGTCCCGTCGCCGTTGTCGATCCGTCCGCCAAGGATCAGATTGACCGGCGCCAGTTCCGTTCCGATATCCCGCCCGGCGGCTACGTCCGCAATGCCACCCTGAAGAGTAAAGCCAGGCCCTCTCTGGTTTCTCGTCGAGACTGGGCCACGCACATCGTTGCCGGCCCGAATCGTGAGGTTTCCCGGCAGCCCCACATGAACACCGGGAAGACCGGAAAGGGAACTACGGCTGTTGCTATAACGCTCAAACGGGCTGGGAATCACCACGTCGTTCACCGCGGAGAGACTGACGTCTCCCCCCACCGATGCCGTATTCACGCTCGCAAAACCATTGGGCCCATCGACCAGTGCCAAATCGTTTCCCGCATGCAGATGGATGGTTCCTCCCCCTGCCGTACTGACTTGGCCGGCCGTAATCGTGAGATCTCTCCCGGCGCGGCCGAGGATGTTCCATCGCGCCCCCATTGACTGAAACTCACTATTGGTGAATGTCAGGTTTCGTCCCGCATTCAGATGAAACGTCCCCGCCTGGCCGAAGGGAAGTCCCAGTGAGTCGAGGGACGTGGTGGTCGTGACGTTGATGTCGTCCATTGCCAGCACGTTGATTTCGCCGCGGGCGGCGCCAGGCGTGAGCGACAAGAGCTCGGCATCCGAAAGATCGAATCGATCAGGAATACGCCCGTGGGTCGTCCCCAAGACCGTCCCGTTCGAGCTCACAGTGGTTCCGCCCAGCCAGACTTCACCGGCCACGCCTCCGGCGCCGGGCGTGACATCGATCGTCGCGCCGGACTCTACCTGCACGCTTCCCCCAGTGCGGATGCCGGACGCATCGCGCGTGGCCGCCGTCGCGATGACGGTGCCTCCGTGGGCCCCGGCTTCACCACCGGTGCTGAGCGTTCGGCTGCCGGCCCTCATGGTCACCTGCTCGCTGGCCACCAGCTCGATCCGGCCATTCCGCTGAACGACGCTGTTGGCCTGGATCAGATTCCCCTGATTCACGACCCGTCCCGCCATGGTCACCTGCCCGCCGTCCGCGAACAACTGCCCGAGATTCAACGCTTCCCCGACCGGCGCCGTCACCTGTGAGAGAAAGCCTCTCCCATCCGGGCGATTGGAGAGAAAGGCCGTGCTTCCGGCTCCCAGGGACACGTGCCCGTTCGTGCTGGTGATGATGCCGGTCGCCGCGTTCTCGACGTTCGGTGCAAAGAGATAGACGCCTTCGACTCCGGCATTGATGGCGCCCGCATTCCTGATGGCTCCGTTCGTCCCGCTGTTCTGGAAGAGATACAGGCCGTTCAAGAAATTACTATCGCTGAGGTTGAGGGTCGATGCGGCAAACATGCCTCCGACACTCACCTGGCCGGTCGGACCGATAAAGACACCGTTGGGATTGAGTAAGATCAACGACCCGGTGGCAGTCAACATCCCGTCAATTTGCGTGGCAGGCCCGAACACCCTGACGAGCATCCATGCCGCCGCGTTAGGCTGGATCACGTTGACGATGTGATTCGACGCAATACTGAAGTCAGTCGCGTGGACGACGGCCCTGGCAGCTGATGTCACGATGTCGGTTCTAATTCTCCCATCGAGCTGGATTTGAGGGGTAAGGACTTCGACCGGACCATTCGTGATCGTGACGGCTGCCTGCACCGGCAGCGCAAGAGTCGCAGAGAGCACCCAGACCAATCCTACCGTCGTCCCTTGGCGGATGGCATTCAATCGGCGCCCGGTCCTATTCATCGCGATTCTCCTCACTCATCTTAAAATCCAACACTGACCATAAAATGCGTAAACGTATCGCCACGCTTGGTCGTGCCGGTCGTCTGCAGCGCCATCGCGTGATCGAGCTGCAGATTCAGGTTGATCGGCTCGATCCTCATCCGCAGGCCTCCGCCGGCGCCTTCAAGCCGGGAGATGTCTTGTTGCCCGGCCGGTGCCCGCTTGGTCCAGAGCCTGGCGTAGTCGTAGAAGGCGACCAACTTCATCGTCGCCTTCACCTCCGAACTCCGCCGCCGTTGCCAGAAATAATCGATCGGAATGGATGGCAAGTCCGGCGTGTACAGTTCCGCGCGCCAGAGCAAGGCGTTGTCCCCCAACGCTTGGTTTTGAATGTAGCCGCGCACCGTATCCATTCCACCGGCAAAAAACTGCTCGGCAGGAATCAGCGGCTCAGAGGCCCATTGCCCATCGACTCGAGCGGACAACAGAAACTCGTTCGGCAAGGGCTGCATACGGCTGATGCCGCTCTTCACCACTCCGAATGTGCCGGTCGAACCGGCACGGTTCCCGGGGAATTCGTCGGGATTGTTCGGGTCTCCTTGAAAGTCTTTCTTGCCTCCGCCAGGAATGAGTCCGGCGACGTAGCCGGTCAGGGTCGTGGTGAAGGTCGTCATCCCGTACGAGTCGGGATAGGTTCCCGTGTAACCGGCCGAAACCGGCAGATATTGGATGGGGCTCAACACGATCGCGGTGCCTAGATCTCCGGGAAAGGTGGCTTCCGTTTTCTCCAGCCGTTTGAAGTCGGCGCCGATCGAGAGCTGATGCCCGGCCTTGCCGCCTTTGAAAATCGGAAAGAGATAGCGAAAGCCGCCCACCGTCGCATTTCCTGCCACGGCGATGTCGCCTCCCCCGCTGATGGGCAACGAGGTTCCGGCCAGAGTCGAGTTGCTACTCACCTTCGAGGCATACACCGCCAGCAAATGGTCGGGCCAGGTGAGCGGCGCGACATAGCTGAAGCCGTAGGCCTGCACCGCTCCCCAATTTGTCGGCGTCTGCGTCGTCTGCAGCGTCAGGATATGGTCCTGTCCCCAGAGATTGCCGTATTGCGCTTCCCAGGTCATACGGGCAGCCGGCGTGGTGAACGGGCCTTTGTTATCGCCCGTCATCTTCGCATGGAGCGGCAGCCGGTCTTTCGCCTTCAATTCCAAGTCCACTGTGCCCTGCTCACTACCGGGCTTCAGCACCGGCGCGATCTTGAGGTCGGGATTGGCGTTGACGGCATCCAGTTGTTTCACGAAATCCGGCTCATAGAGCAGCGCGCCGATCTGTACCGAGGGCAGTTTCCCGAGAATGTTGTACCGGGAGAAATAGCGGTTGCCGGTCACCGTCACGCCCAAGAGATGGCCTTCGACGACATCGAGCCGCACGGAGCCCTGTTCGACCGATTGTTCCGGCACGACGACGAGGATCGTCGGATATCCCAACTGCTGATAGGATTTTTCCAGTTCGACCCTCGCCCGGTCGATATCCTTGATCGTCTTCCCCGGTCCCTTATACTTGTTCAGGACCTCATCGATCTTCTCGCGGGAGAGGAGCGTGCTGCCGTCTACCACAAATTCAAGAATGGAAAACCCGACCGGTTCGACTTGATTCGATGTGGGAAGAGACGGCTCAGCCGAAGTTGCCCCGTTGGAGCCAGTGCTCTTTGCAGCCGACTCAGCACGCGATGTCGGCCGGACCGGGCCTGGAAGGGTCGGCCGATCCGGCAGGACCGGTCGAACGGAGACATCGGCAACAGCCCACGCGTCTGCCATTCCGCCGCCCATCATGAGTCCCAATGCCACAATGACACCTCCGAACCGTCTCGCCATGCCTCATCATTTCCTCTGGTAACCGAGCCCCTGTTGTCGGCCTGTCTGCTCTTCGTCTGGGCTCCTGCAGGACAGGGACAGCCCGGCAGTCCATTTGCTGCATGCTACGCGTAAAGAAGTATCGTTCAATTGTTACGGCGGGGTTACTGACAACTTGTGGCGCTGTTAACTTCTGGCAAACAGGCCTTTCCCCCATTGCCATTGGCCGTCGCTCGGCATAGGCTCTCTTCGACTTCAGAAAGACCAAGGACACATCGCCTCATGAAATCGACTCACATCCGGCGTCTCGTCATCGTGCTGTATCTCCTCGCAGCCACACTGCTCCTTGCGCACTCGATCAACGCGTTTGTCGAGCATGAGCTCACCGCGATGCCCGGGTCCGGCTCGGACAAGACTGTGACGACCGAGCCGGGTTCCCCACGCACTGAATCCTCGATTCAGCTTGTCGAGCAGATCAGGGCCAGCAGCTTGTTTCCGCTTCCGACACAACCGTCCGTCCTCTCAGCTAACGGCGCACCGGCCGCACTCCCGAAGCCTCCGCTCGACATTGCCAAGAAGCTCCGCTTGCTTGGCACCATTGTGAGCGACCGGGAGGGCGGAGCTGCCGTGATCGAGGATATCGCCTCGAAGCGGCAGGGTTTATTCCATCTCCACGACACCATCCCCGATCTCGGTGAGATCCATGCGATCCGACGCGACGGTGTTGTGATTCGCCTCGATGACCAGGAAGAACTACTCGAACCGGCCGTGCTGCAACAGGATCAGGCCCGGCCGGTGCCCGTTGCCATGACCTCATCACAACAGGCCTTCGTTCCGCTGCTGAAACGCACATTGGATCGCCGGGAAGTGCTGGAGGCCGTCAGCGACCCCACCAAGCTGATGATGCAGGCCCACGCAGTGCCGCACATTACGAACGGGACTCTGAACGGGTTTCGCCTCGACTTCGTTGCCCCGGCCAGCTTCTTCGAGAAAGCGGGTTTTCTATACGGCGATGTAATTCAACGCATCAACGGAGTCGAGATTCGCGATCCTGGATGGTTGCTGAGTTCGTTTCAGCAGGTCGTGAACGAACGCACCGTGAAAGTCGACTTGATCCGTTCCGCGCAAAACGCGACGCTCACCTACGATCTCCGCTAGGCCAGTCCGTCTCGCTCACCATCCATGTCTGGACCATACCGGCAACGGTTGTCTCGCCCGAATGTAACCGGAAGTTAATCGAGGCGTAACTGGGTCGTTATCGTCTCTCTCCATCCTGGCTTCGTCACAGGATCCATACGAAACAGGACGAGAGGAGGCTGGCTTTGAGATCGGTGCAATGGCGAGCAATGATCAGGGTACTGCTGTTAGGTGTCGCAATCACGGGCACCCACTCCATTGCGCAGGCGGAATGGTATGCCGGAGGATATGGAGGGCTCAGCACGTCGGGCTCGATCACCGACGCCACCATGCCGCTCAGGGGACAACGGCTCGCAGAGCAACAATTTCCGCAAGCCAATGAACCGCTCAATAGTAATGGTCGCGGCACGCTGACCCAAACGTTCAAGACATCGGATATCTCGCTCAAAAATTCTGTCATCTTTGGAGGAAAGGTCGGATACTTTTTTACCGAGGAGAAACTCTCCTGGCTCGGCGTCGAACTGGAGGCCTTCACCACAAACCCGAAGATCAAGTCCCAAACACTCACGACCACCCAAGATATTCAGTATCAACCCAACACTCCCGCAGCCGCGAACCAATGCCCGCCTCAAAATATCATCAATCCCCAGCCGAACTGCCCGGCATCTGTGCTCAATAGATCGAGCCTGACCTTACAGGAGTCGTCCCTGCGCGTCACAACGGTGGCCTTCAACCTCATTGCCCGTTATCCGGGACAATTCTTCCAGCCCTACGCCGGCGTCGGAGCCGGAGCCTTCTATTTTTCCTCCTCAAATGGGAGTATCCAAGGCCGTCAGTTCCGTCCCGGCCTTAATCTGCTCGCGGGAACCAAAGTTCGCGTTACAGACGAGTGGGGGCTGTTCGCGGAAGGAAAGTACAATATTGCCAATGTCGGCAACTTCGATCCGACCCTCGGCCTGAGCGGCATGTACAGCATCTTTCACCTCGTCGCGGGGGTCGCGTACCACTTTTAACGAACCATGAACGCGGGTACATTACGTCCCCACCCGGCTCCACTTTCACGGCACGAGTTCCACCACAGGCCCAGCACGTTTTAGCGATTGCGTTCCCATCCTTCGGGCGAGGATACTCGGCGCTGTAGCGCCTGCGGTGAGGAAACCAGCATGACTCGATCCGACAGCCGTCCCCCGGTTCGCCGTCCTTCCGGTGCCCTGTCCTCGAAAGTCGAGCGTGAGATCAAGCTGGCCATCGATCCTGGTTTCCGCCTGCCCACTCTTCCCGGTATCCCGCTGCCGCGACACCTACTGACCTCGACCTACTACGACACCTCCCAGTACGACCTGGCCCATGCGGGGATCACCCTCCGCCATCGCATCGTGCGAGGAAAACAGGCCTGGCAATTGAAACTCCCTCTGATGAAAGACCGGCAAGAAATCGAGCTGGTCGATCGCCAATCCATTCCACCGGCCACCTTCCGCGATCTGCTCTTTCTCCATTTGAGACAACGAGAGCTGCTGCCGGTCGCAACACTACGGGTCTGGCGCGCCGGCGTCCGCGTGCGCATAGACAAGATCGATATCGCAGCGGTCACGATCGACCAGGTGTCGGTCGTGAAGGATGGAGTCGTGCTTGATCGTTTTCGAGAACTCGAAATCGAACAAGTAAATGGGACAGACGCGATGCTACTCGACCTCGAACGGCAGCTTCGTCGAGCGGGAGCCCACGATCATGACGGGCGCCCCAAGCTCTTTCGCGCACTCTCCCTGCCTGCGCCAAAACCTGAACCGCCTCCGGCGCCTGATGCGCCGGTGATCGATCATGTGAAGTGGATCCTTGCACGTCATCTCCGATGGCTGCTGGCGCATGACCCAGGCGCCAGACTCGGAAGGGAAGCCGAAAGCCTGCACCAAATGCGCGTGGCCACGAGACAGTTGCGCGTTGTCCTGCGCACCGCCAGGCCCCTACTCCTTCCTGTATGGGCCGACTCGTTGCACGATGAGCTGCGCTGGCTCGGCCAACTATTGGGACCGGCTCGCGATCTCGATGTCCAACTCGCCTATTTCCGGGAAGAAAGTACGGCACTCGATGCGGGAGACCGCCGACCGCTGGCACCCTTCATCGCCCACCTGAAAGTCCAGAGAAACCATGCCCACGACGTCCTGCTGCGGGAGTTACAGGGCGCACGATATCTCGACCTCATCAGGCGGCTCCAGGACGCAACGGTGAATCCCACCGCTGTCGAATCTGCCGTGACCTTGCACGACCTCGCCACAGGCACGTTCAAGAAACTGCGGAAGGTGCTTCGCCTGGTCGGTGCGTCACCCACCAGTGCCATGATCCACGAAATCAGGATCAAAACTAAACGGGCTCGCTATGCAGCGGAACTGGCGGAGCCGGTCGTCGGTAAACCAGCTACTCGTTTTATCAAAAAAGCGCGAGTCGTCCAGGATGTCTTAGGGATGTATCAGGATGCCATTCAAGCCGAAGCCTTTGTCAGGGCCTTCCTCAAGCAATCGGCCAGCGTGAGGGCGGCATTCGTTGCCGGGCGCATGGTCGAACGTCAGCGAGAGCGTCGCGCGAAAGCGAGCAAAGAGATGCGGGCGCTCTGGGAAGGGCTGTTGAAGCGAGGGGAAAACGCTTGGGGATAAGAAGGGAATGAGAAGAAGTCTCCACAGCCATGAGTCGCTAGCGATCGAGACTAGGCCCATGCCTCCTGGTCACGAGAAAAGTCTGTCAAGAATTCGAAAACATTCGATCGCGTCGAGTACGCGTTCTCTTGACAGTGGCTCACGCAGTTGTTAGGTTTTCGCTCACGAATGTCGGGATAGGTTGGCAGACCGATATTTTCAGGCTGGCGTAGCTCAATGGCAGAGCAGCGGTTTTGTAAACCGCAGGTTGGGGGTTCAATTCCTCTCGCCAGCTCCACAAATTCCGCTGACAAATCAACCCCTTTGCAGCTTACAGCACTTCTGCTCTCCCCCTTCAACTCAGCCAGTGTAACCGCGATTGTAACCGTCTGTTTCTCGAAATAGGCAGACAGCGACCGCGCAGCCTGTTCGAGGTCCTTCTCGTTGACGATGTTGTACCGATCAAAGACACTCCTGGTCTTATGACCGGATATTGCCATCGCCACCTTTTCAGGCACTCCGGCGCGTACCATGTTCCGTACGGCAGTGCGTCTGAAATCATGAGGGATCTTGCCCTTCCAGACCTTCCGCCCTTTCGTGGCATCCTTCTCCATCTGTCCAAGTCCCACTGCCTCACAAGCCTTTCTCCACGAGTGCAGGAGGGTATGGAGTCGAATCCCGCCTCGATGACAGATCCAGGGACAATCCGGCCACTTCAGGTCGCAGCGACTTTTCCATGTCTGAAGAACCCGATACAGATCACCGGTCAGATAGAGAACGCGGGGCGTATTGGTCTTGGTATCCTGCGCTTGAAGGAAGAGTTTGCCTTCCGTCCAGTTAATCTGACGCCACTGAAGAGAGGAGACTTCGCCCATCCTCATGCCGCTGTAGTAAGCAAGACTGACGGCGACTTGTGCGTAATCGGGTAACACGCCCCTGAGAGCAAGGAAATCTTCATGTTCGAAGAACCCTGATCGGATGTTATGCTCTTTCAACTGTGGAATATGGGGAATCCGAGCCACAAGCTGCGGTGTTTGCTCAAACCCCAACCTAAACATTCTCTTGAGGTTTCCAAGCTCGCGATTAATCGTACCGTCGGCCGCTCCAGAACTCTGACGCTTGACGATGTAAGCTTTCACTCGCTCGGTCGTGATTCTGACCGCACGCATCTTCCCGAAAAACGGCTTGAGATGAAGCAGATATTCGCCGATGCGGCGCAGCGTCTTTCGTTTATTCAGCTGGTAGTCCTGCTTCACTAGGTCCGCGAGGTCTTCGAACTTGGTTCGCTCAACCTTTGGTCCACGATACAGGCCTTTCGCAACGTCCCCTTCCCTCTCCTTGAGGAGCCTCTTGGCTTCTTCTCTCTCGAATGTCTTTGTACTTTCCTGAATCGGCCGGCCTTCAATGTAGTACTTGATCCAGTACGGGCCGACCTCGGTCAACTTACGCGATGCAGGTTCTCTCTGCTTCCTGCGGTAGATCATGCCCATCCCCAACCTCCATTTTGTGTTTCTCGATGAACCGATCCATGTCCACCACATCGACCATGACGCGTCGCCCCTGCCGGACTTGCGGAAGATGCCCTTCCCAAATCAAGTGACGTATCGCCCAGGGGCTTCTGCCGAGATATTTCCCGGCCTCCTTCACGCTGTACAACCGCTTACTAACTTGTTCGCTCATCTAAATCACCTCCCTCCCTTATTGTGAATCTGTAGCTTCTGCTCCCAAATCAGCCAATCGATCTGCACGTTTCCTGAGCAGCTGGACTGCTTTGCGCCCAATGGTGTCGACGGCAATCTTCATGGCTCCCACGTTACCCTCCAGAATCATGTCCATGATGACGGCAGCCCGTACATACTCGGAGACTGAAAGGCTTTGCTTCTTGGCGCATTGCTCAATCAACTTTCGCTCCTCGGGCGTGACCTTGAACTGCATGAGCTCTGTGCGTGATGGTCCCATTATCTCCTCCATTGGAATACGTGTGGTATTAGCGCGAATATAGTATTACTCGCGGTATTATCTGTCAAGAGGGAGCTTTGCGTGTGCGGGTGGTATTGGAACTATCGGGCCAGGGGTGGTGAGTAACGCTGCAAATCTATAACGTGTGAAATAACCGGACGACAAAAAGCGCAGCTTTGTTGACGGCCCAGTTGTTTGACTGGTTAGTGTTTTCCAAACACTTCATCCATCACAGAGTAGAACGTAGGTTCTGTGGCTGAGGGCATAACGTTTGCCTAAACAACAGGCCCCAGCCCGCAAGGTGGCTATCCCCTTCATGAAAGGGTTAGGTGCCATTTGGAACGTAGATGAACATGAAATATGCACAGATAGGCCACCCAACAAATGCACTCATGCTAAGGGCCATTGAACCAACGATCTGTTCGACGAAAAATCCGAGCATAGACGCCAAGATGCCAATGATAAAAATGACGATAGGTGCCCACCAGACAACATGCCAACCGTAGGAGACCAAATACGCGAGACCTGTGAGCATGCCAAGAAACGCCGAGATGTTAAGCGCCAAAGCGAAGCCCTGACTCGAACCGCGGAAGTTCTTGGCGTGCAGCTGCTGGCAGAACACGAAGATACCAAAGAGACAGAAGAATCCGATGGATGGCCAGGACAGTGCTTGTATTGGCGGTTGGTCTCCTCGTGATCGCACCTACCATCGCGGTGAACTTGCTCGACGGTCTGGGCTCACCCATTTCTAACGTAATCGTAGGCATGGGAGCGAGATAAAGTAAAGCAAGCCCGTTCATCTTAGATCAGCTCGTGCAGTTTCGCCCGTCGCCGAACAAACATTATGATCAACATCCAGAAATGGAGCCGGCCACGCCTT
This window contains:
- a CDS encoding filamentous hemagglutinin N-terminal domain-containing protein; translated protein: MNRTGRRLNAIRQGTTVGLVWVLSATLALPVQAAVTITNGPVEVLTPQIQLDGRIRTDIVTSAARAVVHATDFSIASNHIVNVIQPNAAAWMLVRVFGPATQIDGMLTATGSLILLNPNGVFIGPTGQVSVGGMFAASTLNLSDSNFLNGLYLFQNSGTNGAIRNAGAINAGVEGVYLFAPNVENAATGIITSTNGHVSLGAGSTAFLSNRPDGRGFLSQVTAPVGEALNLGQLFADGGQVTMAGRVVNQGNLIQANSVVQRNGRIELVASEQVTMRAGSRTLSTGGEAGAHGGTVIATAATRDASGIRTGGSVQVESGATIDVTPGAGGVAGEVWLGGTTVSSNGTVLGTTHGRIPDRFDLSDAELLSLTPGAARGEINVLAMDDINVTTTTSLDSLGLPFGQAGTFHLNAGRNLTFTNSEFQSMGARWNILGRAGRDLTITAGQVSTAGGGTIHLHAGNDLALVDGPNGFASVNTASVGGDVSLSAVNDVVIPSPFERYSNSRSSLSGLPGVHVGLPGNLTIRAGNDVRGPVSTRNQRGPGFTLQGGIADVAAGRDIGTELAPVNLILGGRIDNGDGTFTVPRNTANLNAGRSIFFSLAEDFGLRESGFLSANSSLNLTARTGNILIEPGRPTGEFAAARRLFPANFSATADEGSIILVTDTRELSFWPSPTGSIRLSARQEIKGQGPLQQLIVQDSVLIYTGTPGDPAARWVRVNEAVALADPNLRPWLQRWGDLSFQGSSENVPNVPGFSFILAGFPPMDLRVKPTVLGRAGIPAVLKLNEGTVESLLGQDVQQFQIDQALRTAFTSTAPPAATINLSTQLGDISGLLLTFLSPYLRQTTISSGGDIRGILATGISLPQLANGEAAARIHAAGSIELRRTPGFTTSGITFVGNGNAEVRANRNIDLGDSIGIVHRIGLTPATINQRQQGGLLDIGAGGNVEMTQSQMATLNGGNIFIHGADGVRIVDATGRPIPGAVETRALLIDQSGRLILALPDQNGTAVPIQAYKTTLVPDQASLFTAQDVINGQVELVWKPLFVEQTGQLFLIGGQRVHQGEQIVFQQKVVLVDRNPVRDANGAVLLVDGRPALVDGRLMLSIGGQDVTVITPVGGKVNVGGTVAGGNAEQTGIVTLRGGSIRILSTGDVDVNRSRIGTFDSGNILIKSTAGTINAGSGSKDERAHFVINNGDGTSTTATVPGSGIFTWERDDPDFSTLPFPAFNTPQMNALFARITKRRFLGRDATDLVAEFDRLTEIRKVEYDRIFEEFIQAPFGPGSRPLQLGDISLIAARNIDVPQAGIRGRRINLEAGDALNLLGGSIIGKATFSASSVSGSLGAFAGAAAGSVGGASVSAAGGAGGGSVGGLSGATSTVSATSASTSTTSSTAAKAVEQVQQTTAESTGSPASNSGKQVASKDGEKDKKSQMARSVQMKRGVIIQVDVKPQAQPGG
- a CDS encoding ShlB/FhaC/HecB family hemolysin secretion/activation protein produces the protein MARRFGGVIVALGLMMGGGMADAWAVADVSVRPVLPDRPTLPGPVRPTSRAESAAKSTGSNGATSAEPSLPTSNQVEPVGFSILEFVVDGSTLLSREKIDEVLNKYKGPGKTIKDIDRARVELEKSYQQLGYPTILVVVPEQSVEQGSVRLDVVEGHLLGVTVTGNRYFSRYNILGKLPSVQIGALLYEPDFVKQLDAVNANPDLKIAPVLKPGSEQGTVDLELKAKDRLPLHAKMTGDNKGPFTTPAARMTWEAQYGNLWGQDHILTLQTTQTPTNWGAVQAYGFSYVAPLTWPDHLLAVYASKVSSNSTLAGTSLPISGGGDIAVAGNATVGGFRYLFPIFKGGKAGHQLSIGADFKRLEKTEATFPGDLGTAIVLSPIQYLPVSAGYTGTYPDSYGMTTFTTTLTGYVAGLIPGGGKKDFQGDPNNPDEFPGNRAGSTGTFGVVKSGISRMQPLPNEFLLSARVDGQWASEPLIPAEQFFAGGMDTVRGYIQNQALGDNALLWRAELYTPDLPSIPIDYFWQRRRSSEVKATMKLVAFYDYARLWTKRAPAGQQDISRLEGAGGGLRMRIEPINLNLQLDHAMALQTTGTTKRGDTFTHFMVSVGF
- a CDS encoding type II secretion system protein N, translating into MKSTHIRRLVIVLYLLAATLLLAHSINAFVEHELTAMPGSGSDKTVTTEPGSPRTESSIQLVEQIRASSLFPLPTQPSVLSANGAPAALPKPPLDIAKKLRLLGTIVSDREGGAAVIEDIASKRQGLFHLHDTIPDLGEIHAIRRDGVVIRLDDQEELLEPAVLQQDQARPVPVAMTSSQQAFVPLLKRTLDRREVLEAVSDPTKLMMQAHAVPHITNGTLNGFRLDFVAPASFFEKAGFLYGDVIQRINGVEIRDPGWLLSSFQQVVNERTVKVDLIRSAQNATLTYDLR
- a CDS encoding outer membrane beta-barrel protein, with product MIRVLLLGVAITGTHSIAQAEWYAGGYGGLSTSGSITDATMPLRGQRLAEQQFPQANEPLNSNGRGTLTQTFKTSDISLKNSVIFGGKVGYFFTEEKLSWLGVELEAFTTNPKIKSQTLTTTQDIQYQPNTPAAANQCPPQNIINPQPNCPASVLNRSSLTLQESSLRVTTVAFNLIARYPGQFFQPYAGVGAGAFYFSSSNGSIQGRQFRPGLNLLAGTKVRVTDEWGLFAEGKYNIANVGNFDPTLGLSGMYSIFHLVAGVAYHF
- a CDS encoding CYTH and CHAD domain-containing protein, with the translated sequence MTRSDSRPPVRRPSGALSSKVEREIKLAIDPGFRLPTLPGIPLPRHLLTSTYYDTSQYDLAHAGITLRHRIVRGKQAWQLKLPLMKDRQEIELVDRQSIPPATFRDLLFLHLRQRELLPVATLRVWRAGVRVRIDKIDIAAVTIDQVSVVKDGVVLDRFRELEIEQVNGTDAMLLDLERQLRRAGAHDHDGRPKLFRALSLPAPKPEPPPAPDAPVIDHVKWILARHLRWLLAHDPGARLGREAESLHQMRVATRQLRVVLRTARPLLLPVWADSLHDELRWLGQLLGPARDLDVQLAYFREESTALDAGDRRPLAPFIAHLKVQRNHAHDVLLRELQGARYLDLIRRLQDATVNPTAVESAVTLHDLATGTFKKLRKVLRLVGASPTSAMIHEIRIKTKRARYAAELAEPVVGKPATRFIKKARVVQDVLGMYQDAIQAEAFVRAFLKQSASVRAAFVAGRMVERQRERRAKASKEMRALWEGLLKRGENAWG
- a CDS encoding helix-turn-helix domain-containing protein, giving the protein MSEQVSKRLYSVKEAGKYLGRSPWAIRHLIWEGHLPQVRQGRRVMVDVVDMDRFIEKHKMEVGDGHDLPQEAERTCIA